One Glycine max cultivar Williams 82 chromosome 4, Glycine_max_v4.0, whole genome shotgun sequence DNA segment encodes these proteins:
- the LOC100782955 gene encoding heavy metal-associated isoprenylated plant protein 24, with translation MGVQGPLEYLSDLLSTKKKKKKKQVQTVALKIRMDCEGCARKVKHVLSGVKGAKSVEVDLKQQKATVTGYVEPKKVLKAAQSTKKKVELWPYVPYTMVANPYISQAYDKKAPPNMVRKVSDTTNISETTVDDRYIQMFSDENPNACSIM, from the exons ATGGGGGTACAAGGTCCTTTGGAATACTTATCTGACTTACTTAGcaccaaaaagaagaagaagaagaagcaagtcCAAACTGTAGCACTGAAAATCAGAATGGACTGTGAAGGCTGTGCACGCAAGGTTAAGCATGTCCTTTCTGGTGTTAAAG GAGCTAAGTCGGTGGAAGTGGACTTGAAGCAGCAGAAAGCAACAGTGACAGGATATGTTGAGCCAAAGAAAGTGCTTAAGGCTGCTCAGTCTACTAAAAAGAAGGTTGAACTGTGGCCATATGTTCCGTACACTATGGTGGCTAACCCTTATATATCTCAAGCCTACGATAAGAAGGCTCCTCCTAATATGGTGAGGAAGGTGTCTGACACTACCAACATATCAGAAACCACCGTGGACGACCGTTACATACAGATGTTCAGTGATGAAAACCCAAATGCCTGCTCTATcatgtaa